One genomic window of Nakamurella panacisegetis includes the following:
- the ctaD gene encoding aa3-type cytochrome oxidase subunit I, translating to MTAVAPRPVVSRVYPGGRTPPGKKLLGYLKTTDPKVIGVMYISTSIVFFMVGGVMALLMRAELARPGLQFLTQEQYNQLFTMHGTIMLLFYATPIVFGFANYVLPLQIGAPDVAFPRLNAFSYWLYLFGALTALTGFVTPGGAAAFGWTAYTPLSNAVNSPGVGGDLWIMGVAISGLGTILGAVNMITTVICLRCPGMTMWRMPIFTWNVLVTAILTLIAFPVLTAALLGLEADRKFGSHVFDPANGGAILWQHLFWFFGHPEVYIVAIPFFGIITEVIPVFSRKPVFGYRGMIYATLSIAALSSAVWAHHMFATGAVLLPFFSFMSFMIAIPTGIKFFNWIGTMWKGQITFETPMLFAAGFMVTFLFGGLTGVILASPALDFHVTDTYFVVAHFHYVLFGTIVFATFSGIYFWFPKMTGRFLDEPLGKLHFWLTFVGFHTTFLIQHWLGNMGMPRRYPDYLPTDGFTMLNTISTIGSFVLGSSMLPFVWNVLRSVRYGEVTTADDPWGYGNSLEWATSSPPSRHNFTSLPRIRSERPAFELHHPHMVARLRSEAHPHRDWHGLQDLESSTPVQGIEPTIDATSPTA from the coding sequence ATGACCGCTGTGGCACCGCGTCCGGTGGTATCTCGTGTGTATCCGGGCGGCCGGACACCCCCGGGGAAGAAGCTATTGGGCTATCTGAAGACCACCGATCCGAAGGTGATCGGGGTGATGTACATCAGCACCTCGATCGTCTTTTTCATGGTCGGTGGGGTGATGGCGTTGCTGATGCGGGCCGAGCTGGCCCGGCCCGGCCTGCAGTTTTTGACGCAGGAGCAATACAACCAATTGTTCACCATGCACGGCACGATCATGTTGCTGTTCTACGCCACCCCGATCGTGTTCGGATTCGCCAACTATGTGCTGCCGCTGCAGATCGGCGCCCCGGACGTGGCTTTCCCACGGTTGAATGCGTTCTCCTACTGGTTGTATTTGTTCGGCGCGTTGACCGCGCTGACCGGGTTCGTCACGCCCGGCGGAGCGGCGGCGTTCGGGTGGACCGCATACACACCACTGTCGAACGCGGTGAACTCCCCGGGCGTCGGCGGCGACCTGTGGATCATGGGTGTCGCCATTTCCGGGCTCGGCACCATCCTGGGTGCGGTGAACATGATCACCACGGTGATTTGCCTGCGGTGCCCGGGGATGACGATGTGGCGGATGCCCATCTTCACGTGGAACGTGCTGGTCACCGCGATCTTGACGCTGATCGCGTTCCCGGTCCTGACCGCGGCCCTGCTCGGGTTGGAGGCTGACCGAAAGTTCGGATCCCACGTGTTCGACCCGGCCAACGGCGGAGCCATCTTGTGGCAGCATCTCTTCTGGTTCTTCGGCCACCCCGAGGTCTATATCGTGGCGATCCCGTTCTTCGGCATCATCACCGAAGTCATCCCGGTGTTTTCCCGGAAACCCGTTTTTGGCTACCGCGGCATGATCTACGCCACCCTGTCCATCGCAGCGTTGTCTTCTGCGGTGTGGGCGCACCACATGTTCGCCACCGGCGCGGTGCTGCTGCCGTTCTTCTCGTTCATGAGTTTCATGATCGCCATCCCCACCGGCATCAAATTTTTCAACTGGATCGGCACCATGTGGAAAGGGCAGATCACCTTCGAGACACCGATGCTGTTCGCCGCCGGGTTCATGGTCACCTTCCTGTTCGGCGGACTGACCGGCGTGATCCTGGCCTCCCCCGCCTTGGACTTTCACGTCACCGACACCTATTTCGTCGTTGCCCATTTCCACTACGTGCTGTTTGGCACCATCGTGTTCGCCACCTTCTCCGGGATCTACTTCTGGTTCCCGAAGATGACCGGCCGCTTTTTGGACGAGCCGTTGGGAAAGCTGCATTTCTGGCTGACGTTCGTCGGCTTTCACACCACCTTCTTGATCCAGCATTGGCTGGGCAACATGGGCATGCCGCGTCGCTACCCGGACTATCTGCCCACCGACGGGTTCACCATGCTCAACACCATCTCCACTATCGGGTCGTTTGTGCTGGGTTCCTCGATGCTGCCGTTCGTCTGGAACGTGCTGCGCTCCGTACGCTACGGAGAGGTGACCACCGCCGATGACCCGTGGGGGTACGGCAACTCCCTGGAATGGGCCACCAGTTCGCCGCCGTCGCGGCACAACTTCACCTCCTTGCCCCGGATCCGCTCCGAACGCCCGGCGTTCGAACTGCACCACCCGCACATGGTCGCCCGGCTCCGCAGTGAAGCCCACCCCCACCGGGACTGGCACGGCCTGCAGGACCTCGAATCCAGCACTCCTGTTCAGGGCATCGAACCCACGATCGACGCCACCTCACCGACGGCTTGA
- a CDS encoding universal stress protein, which translates to MATKVPRQGTRTGVGHRACTNPRRSGSRIVVGVDGSPSSIEAVRWAAHHCQVIGAQLQAVMSWSPGTVETSPLGPESDPAADARDTVSITLDHALGARADTVEVRVAQGSPSEVLLDAAAGANMLVVGSSERARNDRFISDSIGGHLVAHSLCPVVIVRCAHLRFHSGPDERDGLLESWEYTVWPAHR; encoded by the coding sequence ATGGCTACCAAAGTCCCCCGACAGGGAACTCGCACCGGTGTCGGACATCGAGCGTGCACCAATCCGCGTCGGTCCGGGTCGCGGATCGTGGTCGGAGTCGACGGCTCCCCTTCCTCGATCGAAGCGGTGCGATGGGCCGCGCACCATTGCCAGGTCATCGGAGCGCAACTGCAGGCCGTGATGAGCTGGAGCCCCGGCACCGTTGAGACCTCGCCGCTCGGGCCCGAGAGCGACCCGGCCGCGGATGCCCGCGACACGGTGAGCATCACCCTTGACCACGCATTGGGTGCCCGTGCAGACACGGTCGAGGTGCGAGTCGCCCAGGGGTCGCCGAGCGAAGTGCTACTCGATGCCGCGGCTGGGGCGAACATGCTGGTCGTCGGCTCTTCCGAACGCGCCCGAAACGACAGGTTCATTTCCGATTCCATCGGCGGCCACCTGGTTGCGCACTCGTTGTGCCCCGTGGTGATCGTGCGCTGCGCGCACCTGCGGTTCCATTCCGGCCCGGACGAGCGCGATGGCCTGTTGGAGTCGTGGGAGTACACGGTGTGGCCGGCCCACCGATGA
- the fdxA gene encoding ferredoxin, producing MAYVIAEPCIDVLDRACVEECPVDCIYEGDRALYIHPDECVDCGACEPVCPVDAIFYEDDVPPEWSAFIADNTHFFEKPLPGQTEAFGSPGGATKVGRLAVDTPLVARYPPPSA from the coding sequence GTGGCCTACGTCATCGCAGAACCCTGCATCGATGTCCTGGACCGGGCCTGTGTAGAGGAGTGCCCGGTCGACTGCATCTACGAGGGAGACCGGGCCCTGTACATCCACCCCGACGAGTGCGTCGACTGCGGTGCCTGCGAACCGGTATGCCCGGTCGACGCGATCTTCTACGAAGACGACGTCCCGCCTGAATGGTCGGCCTTCATCGCGGACAACACCCACTTCTTCGAAAAGCCACTCCCCGGACAGACCGAAGCGTTCGGATCCCCAGGCGGAGCTACGAAGGTGGGACGCCTTGCCGTCGACACCCCGCTGGTGGCCCGCTATCCGCCACCGAGCGCATGA
- a CDS encoding helix-turn-helix transcriptional regulator produces the protein MTAGPGSIEGGQITSAPRRRVLQLLRDSPAALDGYELGEATGLHVTTVRFHLEQLLTAGLIVAATQPRSTPGRPRTVYTAVPLPDTGKDGYQPLAALLAAHLGGSTQVRRRRAEKAGRQWAARLIPPTSGAVDHADATRQVTAMLTAMSFQPEPIESVGKTQEIRLRGCPYRDVARQQPDVVCGIHLGLLRGAFTQLGGPPTEVTLTPFVEPELCAIHLSVPSPPTSATEVK, from the coding sequence ATGACCGCCGGGCCCGGCAGCATTGAAGGCGGGCAGATCACTTCCGCACCGCGGCGGCGAGTACTGCAACTGCTCCGCGACAGCCCCGCAGCGCTGGACGGGTACGAACTGGGCGAGGCCACCGGCCTGCACGTCACCACTGTCCGCTTCCATCTCGAACAGCTCCTGACCGCAGGGCTGATCGTCGCCGCGACCCAGCCGCGCAGCACCCCGGGCAGGCCCCGCACGGTATACACCGCCGTGCCCCTGCCGGACACCGGCAAGGATGGCTATCAGCCGTTAGCCGCCCTGCTCGCTGCACACCTCGGCGGGTCCACGCAGGTCCGCCGCCGCCGAGCGGAGAAGGCCGGCCGTCAGTGGGCGGCCAGGCTGATCCCACCGACCAGCGGTGCCGTCGACCACGCTGACGCCACCCGCCAGGTCACCGCAATGCTGACCGCCATGAGTTTCCAACCGGAACCCATCGAATCCGTGGGAAAGACCCAGGAGATCAGACTCCGCGGCTGCCCCTACCGCGACGTCGCCCGGCAGCAACCCGATGTGGTGTGTGGGATCCATCTTGGACTGCTACGTGGCGCGTTCACCCAACTCGGCGGACCGCCTACCGAGGTCACCTTGACACCGTTCGTCGAACCTGAGCTGTGCGCCATCCACCTCAGCGTTCCATCACCACCCACGTCCGCAACTGAGGTGAAATGA
- a CDS encoding GIY-YIG nuclease family protein, translating into MAPPRHWLIFMADGGRRSRLLVAYENHGEVLSERTSTSRYFDLQPSGLLSALIGRLVVEWSTDTINWRKSGHAAAVLPIIEIADPKVVLFPGFDRVLITYAELQSVISDARYGGWRTALGSVQGIYLIADTSTGQLYVGKADGGERILGRWSAYARDGHGGNIALKELTGLNSAHAAHFQFSILRVFGPSVPSAEIDEAESHFKDALLTRRYGLNRN; encoded by the coding sequence TTGGCGCCGCCGCGACACTGGCTGATCTTCATGGCCGACGGCGGTCGACGGTCCCGGCTGCTTGTCGCCTACGAAAACCATGGCGAGGTGCTGTCCGAGCGCACCAGCACCTCCAGGTACTTCGACCTGCAGCCGTCCGGACTGCTGTCGGCTCTGATCGGCCGACTGGTCGTGGAGTGGTCGACCGACACCATCAACTGGCGCAAGAGCGGGCACGCCGCGGCAGTGCTGCCCATCATCGAGATCGCCGACCCGAAAGTGGTCTTGTTCCCAGGGTTCGACCGGGTGCTCATCACCTACGCCGAACTGCAGTCGGTGATCTCAGACGCCCGATATGGCGGGTGGCGCACTGCCCTTGGCTCCGTGCAGGGGATCTACCTGATTGCCGACACCAGCACCGGGCAGCTCTACGTCGGCAAGGCCGACGGGGGAGAGAGGATCCTTGGCCGCTGGTCGGCGTACGCCCGAGATGGCCACGGCGGCAACATCGCACTCAAGGAGCTGACTGGGCTGAACTCCGCGCACGCTGCCCATTTTCAATTCAGCATCCTGCGGGTCTTCGGGCCGAGCGTGCCTTCCGCAGAGATCGACGAGGCGGAGTCCCATTTCAAAGATGCGCTGTTGACCCGTCGGTACGGGCTGAACCGGAACTAG
- a CDS encoding IS630 family transposase: protein MPRNPVPVVSDSDRAVMESWLRAPSTPAGLVRRARIVLLAAEGLGTNDIVERVGATKPTVIAWRNRYLAEGLAGLDDRDKPGRPAQIDDLDIVNATLAPPPAELGITHWSSRILGKQLGISNVTVAKIWKRWGLKPWKLETFKFSTDPELEAKVRDVVGLYLDPPEKAVVLSIDEKSQIQALDRTAPMLPIRPDLAQRWTHDYKRNGTTTLFAALEIATGKVTQACYPRHRSDEFLLFLKKVVKAYPRIDLHIVVDNYATHKHPTVNAWLAKNPRVTLHFTPTSGSWMNMVEIFFGIITRQAIRRGVFHSVTELQAAITRFIDAWNENCHPFTWTKTADEILPHATGGQRTSFTRH from the coding sequence ATGCCCAGAAACCCGGTCCCGGTGGTGTCCGACTCTGATCGTGCGGTGATGGAATCCTGGCTGCGAGCACCCAGCACGCCGGCGGGTCTGGTCAGGCGAGCCCGGATCGTGTTGCTGGCCGCCGAGGGCCTGGGCACCAACGACATCGTGGAGCGGGTCGGGGCCACGAAGCCGACGGTGATCGCGTGGCGGAACCGCTATCTGGCTGAGGGTTTGGCCGGTCTGGACGATCGGGACAAGCCCGGCCGGCCCGCCCAGATCGACGATTTGGACATCGTCAACGCCACCCTGGCGCCGCCGCCGGCGGAGCTGGGCATCACCCACTGGTCCAGCCGGATCCTGGGCAAACAGCTGGGCATCTCCAACGTCACCGTCGCCAAGATCTGGAAGCGGTGGGGCCTCAAACCGTGGAAGTTGGAGACGTTCAAGTTCTCCACCGACCCGGAACTGGAGGCCAAGGTCCGCGACGTCGTCGGGCTGTATCTCGACCCGCCGGAGAAGGCCGTCGTTCTCTCCATTGACGAGAAGTCGCAGATCCAAGCACTGGACCGGACCGCGCCGATGCTGCCGATCCGACCAGACCTGGCCCAGCGGTGGACCCACGACTACAAACGCAACGGCACCACCACCTTGTTCGCCGCGTTGGAGATCGCCACCGGCAAGGTCACTCAAGCCTGCTATCCCCGCCATCGCTCCGATGAGTTCCTGCTGTTTTTGAAGAAGGTCGTCAAGGCCTACCCCCGGATCGATCTGCACATCGTGGTCGACAACTACGCCACTCACAAACATCCAACCGTGAACGCCTGGCTGGCCAAGAACCCGCGCGTGACACTGCATTTCACCCCGACCTCCGGATCGTGGATGAACATGGTCGAGATCTTCTTCGGCATCATCACCCGCCAAGCCATCCGCCGCGGCGTCTTCCACTCCGTCACCGAACTCCAAGCCGCCATCACCAGATTCATCGACGCGTGGAACGAGAACTGCCACCCGTTCACCTGGACCAAAACCGCAGACGAAATCCTGCCCCACGCCACCGGAGGTCAAAGAACATCATTCACGCGACACTAG
- a CDS encoding GmrSD restriction endonuclease domain-containing protein: MTAAPADTLQAGSRTALVVLAQLKVKGRAPMTGYSRTQFGAAWTDANDDLLGHNGCDTRNDILGRDLTGVVYKAGTRNCTVLTGTLTDPYTSRMIPFIRGAGTSTAIQIDHVVPLGDAWQTGAQSLTVRVRTDLANDPLELLAVDGPTNEAKGDGDAATWLPPNKAYRCAYVARQVAVKARYGLWVTSAEHDAIAGVLSSCPAQTVPAEAGAPPTATVAATSSRPSTTPPPSTTVAPPPAPRVSSSAAAPTPTPTLPEAPAGATAKCNDGTYSFAAHHQGACSHHGGVAIFYK, translated from the coding sequence GTGACCGCCGCACCAGCGGACACACTGCAGGCGGGGAGCCGGACCGCGCTGGTGGTGCTGGCACAGTTGAAGGTCAAGGGGCGGGCCCCGATGACCGGCTACAGCCGGACGCAGTTCGGTGCCGCGTGGACGGACGCGAACGATGATCTTCTGGGCCACAACGGGTGCGACACCCGCAATGACATCCTGGGACGGGACCTCACCGGCGTCGTCTACAAGGCGGGCACCCGGAACTGCACAGTGCTGACCGGGACTCTCACCGATCCCTACACATCCCGGATGATCCCGTTCATCCGCGGCGCCGGCACCTCCACCGCCATCCAAATCGACCACGTGGTGCCGCTGGGGGACGCCTGGCAGACGGGGGCGCAGAGTCTGACTGTTCGGGTCCGCACTGATCTGGCCAACGATCCGTTGGAGTTGCTGGCCGTGGACGGGCCGACCAATGAGGCGAAGGGCGACGGGGACGCGGCTACGTGGCTGCCGCCGAACAAGGCGTACCGGTGTGCGTACGTGGCGCGGCAGGTCGCGGTCAAGGCCCGTTACGGTCTCTGGGTCACCTCGGCCGAGCACGACGCCATCGCTGGGGTATTGAGTAGCTGTCCCGCGCAAACGGTGCCGGCCGAGGCTGGTGCCCCGCCGACGGCGACGGTGGCCGCGACTTCGTCGCGGCCCAGCACCACACCGCCCCCGTCCACCACGGTTGCCCCGCCGCCCGCGCCACGAGTGAGCTCATCCGCAGCCGCCCCCACACCGACGCCGACCCTGCCGGAGGCCCCCGCTGGGGCAACGGCGAAATGCAACGACGGGACGTACTCGTTTGCCGCGCACCACCAAGGTGCATGCTCGCACCACGGCGGCGTCGCCATCTTCTACAAGTAA
- a CDS encoding DNA-binding protein, with protein sequence MEITAELNNSLSQAYALVRCGDLQGIQIGGRNQWRVERSRLECYIEQAYQRTAASLGDLPRDLPAEQQP encoded by the coding sequence TTGGAGATAACCGCGGAGCTGAACAATTCCCTGTCGCAGGCCTACGCGTTGGTGCGGTGCGGGGACCTGCAGGGTATCCAGATCGGTGGCCGCAACCAGTGGCGGGTGGAACGGAGTCGCCTGGAGTGCTACATCGAGCAGGCCTACCAGCGGACTGCCGCGTCGCTGGGTGATCTGCCCCGTGATCTACCCGCCGAGCAGCAGCCCTGA
- a CDS encoding IS481 family transposase translates to MSHRNAPLTAEGRRRLCERVDSGRPICHVAAEAGIARQTLAKWHARWRECGLDGLHDRSSRPASCPGQTDPQIEDLVEYLRRSMKLGPVMLTAELAEFGITMHAWTVHRILVRRGVSRLADLDVTGADLRQQPKNRYEHPLAGDLVHLDVKKVGRIPDGGWWAHGRGSVGHKKSQRRPRIGYCYLHTAIDDHSRLAYTEALDDEKAVTAVGFWLRAKAFFAAHGIETIRRVLSDNGSCYRSRIFNAALADDAITHKYTRPYRPQTNGKVERFNRTLAQECLYARAWNNDQERIAAIPGFLHRYNYHRPHTALRGLPPIRRTQVVTNLSGFNI, encoded by the coding sequence GTGTCCCACCGTAACGCCCCGCTGACCGCGGAAGGCCGCCGACGCCTGTGCGAGCGCGTCGATTCTGGCCGGCCGATCTGCCACGTCGCCGCCGAAGCCGGCATCGCCCGGCAAACCCTGGCGAAGTGGCATGCCCGGTGGCGGGAATGCGGCCTCGACGGTCTGCACGACCGGTCCTCCCGCCCTGCGTCGTGTCCGGGACAGACCGACCCGCAGATCGAAGACTTGGTCGAGTACCTGCGGCGTAGCATGAAGCTCGGGCCGGTGATGCTGACCGCGGAGCTCGCCGAGTTCGGCATCACGATGCACGCCTGGACGGTGCACCGGATCTTGGTGCGGCGGGGCGTGTCCCGGCTGGCGGACCTGGACGTCACCGGAGCCGACCTGCGGCAGCAGCCCAAAAACCGGTACGAGCATCCGTTGGCCGGTGACCTGGTGCACCTGGACGTGAAGAAGGTCGGCCGGATCCCCGACGGCGGCTGGTGGGCGCACGGCCGCGGCAGCGTCGGACACAAGAAGTCCCAGCGCCGTCCGCGGATCGGGTACTGCTACCTGCACACCGCGATCGACGACCACTCCCGGCTGGCCTACACCGAGGCACTCGACGACGAGAAGGCCGTCACCGCAGTCGGTTTCTGGCTGCGGGCAAAGGCGTTCTTCGCCGCCCACGGCATCGAGACGATCCGCCGGGTGCTGAGCGACAACGGCTCCTGCTACCGCTCCCGCATCTTCAACGCCGCCCTGGCCGACGATGCGATCACCCACAAGTACACCCGGCCCTACCGGCCGCAAACCAACGGCAAGGTCGAGCGGTTCAACCGCACCCTGGCCCAGGAATGCCTCTACGCCCGCGCCTGGAACAACGACCAGGAGCGGATCGCGGCGATACCGGGGTTCCTGCATCGCTATAACTACCATCGACCGCACACCGCACTACGAGGCCTCCCGCCGATCCGCCGGACTCAGGTCGTCACCAACCTGTCGGGGTTCAACATCTAG
- the dprA gene encoding DNA-processing protein DprA, translated as MVKHDGSQQDPVLLSGRDVTTEIGTSRRPPEAEEELRRSWAGLLRAYEPPDAALAGYVERVGARAAWTAIRDRRAPRSVLLPTAARTEQFIAAELEALIDTDLAAAEAVGARLIGAGDPEWPEAAFVSFLMAASNAVKNAAPPVALYVRGRRLTNLPADALSIVGSRANTAYGQRVAADIAMGAADAGLTVISGAAFGIDTVAHRGAMAYDRESPTIAVLACGIDRAYPVANAALIDRIAQVGSVISEYPPGFSPARHRFLVRNRLIAALSAGTVVVEAGRRSGTLSTAGAADGLGRVLMAVPGPVTSALSVGCHLLLASGKALLVTSAEDVLATLGERERVEAFNRHVGLEPLMLPTEPPRPTERHPTDGLEPGIAKVYDALPARAARTVTQLSVESAIPSGDVIAALTVLELHDLVRRQNGAWRRKRQSDQ; from the coding sequence GTGGTGAAACACGATGGCTCGCAGCAGGATCCGGTCCTGCTTTCGGGCCGGGACGTGACGACGGAGATCGGAACGAGTCGCCGGCCGCCGGAGGCGGAGGAAGAGTTGCGTCGCAGTTGGGCCGGGTTGCTGCGGGCCTACGAGCCGCCGGATGCGGCCCTGGCCGGCTATGTGGAGCGGGTGGGGGCCCGGGCCGCCTGGACGGCGATCCGGGATCGTCGGGCGCCGCGGTCGGTCCTGTTGCCGACGGCCGCGCGGACCGAGCAGTTCATCGCGGCCGAGCTGGAAGCGTTGATCGACACCGACCTGGCGGCGGCCGAAGCCGTTGGCGCGCGCCTGATCGGGGCCGGCGACCCGGAATGGCCGGAGGCGGCCTTCGTGTCCTTCCTGATGGCCGCGAGCAACGCGGTGAAGAACGCTGCACCACCGGTGGCGTTGTACGTGCGAGGGCGGCGGTTGACGAACCTGCCCGCCGATGCGTTGTCGATCGTGGGCTCCCGGGCCAACACCGCATACGGCCAGCGGGTCGCGGCGGACATCGCGATGGGCGCCGCCGACGCGGGATTGACGGTGATCTCCGGGGCTGCGTTCGGGATCGACACGGTTGCCCATCGGGGTGCCATGGCCTATGACCGGGAGTCCCCGACGATCGCGGTGCTGGCCTGTGGGATCGACCGGGCCTACCCGGTGGCCAACGCCGCACTGATCGACCGGATCGCGCAGGTCGGTTCGGTGATCAGTGAGTACCCGCCCGGGTTCTCGCCGGCGCGGCACCGGTTCCTGGTGCGCAATCGACTGATCGCGGCGCTGTCGGCCGGGACGGTGGTGGTGGAGGCCGGACGGCGGTCTGGAACGTTGTCCACGGCCGGCGCCGCGGACGGTCTCGGCCGGGTCCTGATGGCGGTGCCGGGGCCGGTCACCTCGGCGTTGTCAGTGGGGTGCCATCTGCTGCTGGCCTCCGGGAAGGCACTGCTGGTGACCAGTGCCGAGGATGTGCTGGCGACGCTGGGGGAGCGGGAGCGCGTCGAGGCGTTCAACCGGCACGTCGGGCTCGAGCCGCTGATGCTCCCGACTGAGCCCCCTCGTCCGACCGAACGGCACCCCACGGACGGTCTGGAGCCCGGGATCGCCAAGGTGTACGACGCGCTGCCGGCCAGGGCCGCGCGCACCGTCACCCAGCTGTCCGTCGAATCGGCCATCCCATCCGGTGACGTCATCGCGGCGCTGACCGTGCTCGAGCTCCACGATCTGGTCCGGCGGCAGAACGGTGCATGGCGGCGCAAACGACAATCCGATCAATGA
- a CDS encoding Lsr2 family DNA-binding protein, giving the protein MARRRVEIISSDLTGKEIAKAEEVAELRVLQHPLIDAPVRLDAYVLEVAGLENTARELVTIELALPNTPAERIVLDREEFDKLFTNDVSEVLAGAEAYQRADGSTEPKRRGRPAGSSNKAFSATPSVGREQREAIRTWANANGYTVGDRGRIAAAIIEAFDAAHRS; this is encoded by the coding sequence GTGGCCCGCAGGCGCGTAGAAATCATCAGCAGCGACTTGACCGGCAAGGAGATCGCCAAAGCCGAGGAAGTCGCCGAGTTGCGCGTGCTCCAGCATCCGCTCATCGACGCTCCGGTCCGGCTCGATGCGTACGTGCTGGAAGTCGCCGGGCTGGAGAACACCGCCCGCGAGCTGGTGACCATCGAGCTGGCGTTGCCCAACACCCCGGCCGAGCGGATCGTGCTCGACCGGGAGGAGTTCGACAAGCTGTTCACGAACGACGTGTCCGAGGTGCTGGCCGGCGCCGAGGCCTACCAGCGGGCCGACGGCTCGACCGAGCCGAAGCGGCGCGGGCGCCCGGCCGGAAGCTCCAACAAGGCGTTCTCCGCCACCCCGAGCGTCGGCCGCGAACAGCGCGAGGCGATCCGGACCTGGGCCAATGCGAACGGGTACACCGTCGGCGATCGGGGCCGGATCGCCGCCGCCATCATCGAGGCGTTCGACGCGGCCCACCGCTCCTGA
- a CDS encoding tyrosine recombinase XerC, whose amino-acid sequence MARRSTESTIRELPPALSAALAQYTRHLRSERNLSSATVAGYTADVAALLEHLSRLCAQTDPTVAELDLAALRSWLARLRSTGAARTSLARRAAAARSFTAWSVRAGLAEHDPGTRLSSPRATRSLPPILQPEQAEAMLDPSANAAPEDQSPEATALRERDQAVLEVLYGTMIRVSELTGLNLTDIDRRRRVLRVLGKGAKERTVPYGVPADRALAQWLDHGRLVLAGVGSGSAVFLGVRGGRMDPRAVRTLTHARTAQVPGAPDIGPHGLRHSGATHLLDGGADLRAVQEMLGHASLATTQIYTHISSDRLAAVYRQAHPRA is encoded by the coding sequence GTGGCCCGCCGCAGCACCGAATCGACGATCCGCGAGCTGCCGCCGGCGCTGTCCGCGGCACTGGCGCAGTACACCCGTCATCTCCGGTCCGAGCGGAACCTCTCGTCGGCGACGGTGGCCGGGTACACGGCGGACGTCGCCGCGCTGCTGGAACACCTCTCCCGGCTTTGCGCGCAGACCGATCCGACCGTCGCCGAGCTCGATCTCGCCGCCCTCCGCAGTTGGCTGGCCCGGTTGCGCAGTACCGGGGCCGCCCGGACGTCACTGGCCCGTCGCGCCGCAGCCGCCCGGTCCTTCACCGCCTGGTCCGTGCGCGCCGGACTGGCCGAGCATGACCCCGGCACGCGCCTGTCCTCTCCCCGGGCCACGCGATCCCTGCCGCCGATCCTGCAGCCCGAGCAGGCCGAGGCCATGCTCGATCCATCCGCGAACGCGGCGCCGGAGGACCAGTCACCGGAAGCCACTGCTCTGCGGGAACGGGACCAGGCCGTACTGGAAGTGCTGTACGGCACCATGATCCGGGTGTCCGAACTGACCGGGTTGAACCTGACTGACATCGACCGGCGCCGACGGGTGCTACGGGTCCTGGGCAAGGGAGCCAAGGAACGCACGGTGCCCTACGGGGTGCCGGCCGACCGGGCGTTGGCCCAGTGGCTCGACCACGGCCGACTGGTGCTGGCCGGGGTGGGATCGGGATCTGCCGTCTTCCTGGGCGTTCGCGGGGGCCGGATGGATCCGCGCGCCGTCCGCACGCTGACCCATGCCCGCACGGCGCAGGTTCCGGGCGCCCCGGACATCGGACCGCACGGACTGCGACACAGCGGTGCCACCCACCTGCTGGACGGCGGAGCCGACCTGCGCGCTGTGCAGGAGATGCTCGGGCACGCCAGCCTGGCCACCACGCAGATCTACACCCACATCTCCTCCGACCGGCTCGCCGCGGTCTACCGACAGGCGCACCCGCGGGCCTGA
- a CDS encoding M23 family metallopeptidase — MRRRRTLTGLVLLVLVLPVITTPVAADTPSADAPPRHRVADSTPGFVLPTPGPADIRTPFRPPATRYGRGHRGVDLAGTVGSPIRAAGDGTVVFARSLAGRGVVSIDHPIGLRTTYEPVAAVVTAGRHVTGGSVIGTLEAGHASCEPVSCLHWGARLPDGSYIDPMGLITGLRVRLKPWDP; from the coding sequence ATGCGCCGTCGTCGAACCCTGACGGGACTCGTCCTGCTGGTCCTGGTCCTTCCGGTCATCACCACACCGGTGGCCGCCGATACGCCGTCGGCCGACGCGCCACCGAGGCACCGGGTGGCGGACAGCACCCCCGGTTTCGTACTCCCGACGCCCGGGCCGGCGGACATCCGCACGCCGTTCCGGCCGCCGGCCACCCGGTACGGCCGCGGACACCGCGGGGTCGACCTCGCCGGCACGGTCGGGTCGCCGATCCGGGCGGCCGGCGATGGCACGGTTGTCTTCGCCAGGAGCCTGGCCGGCCGCGGCGTGGTGTCGATCGACCATCCGATCGGGCTGCGGACCACCTACGAACCGGTCGCCGCGGTGGTGACCGCCGGCCGGCACGTCACCGGCGGGTCGGTGATCGGAACGCTCGAGGCCGGTCATGCATCGTGCGAACCGGTCTCGTGCCTGCACTGGGGCGCTCGGTTGCCCGATGGGTCCTACATCGACCCGATGGGGCTGATCACCGGCCTCCGGGTGCGACTGAAGCCGTGGGATCCGTAG